The Rhodocytophaga rosea genome has a segment encoding these proteins:
- a CDS encoding YfiR family protein gives MRNIRQLLLSFWTSMCLLCSVSIIAPQQSFGQTTNHKAYAIFLYSFTRYIEWPTEQRDDFKITIVGKSKVAAELLPLMQNKTVAGKKIIVHQVNTPEEVGNTQMIYLADQKSSDLSKVLERISGKATLVVTERDGLVKRGAGISFIVYDDNSLHFEINDKAFMSYNLKVANELKNLAHK, from the coding sequence ATGAGAAATATCAGACAACTCCTTCTTTCGTTCTGGACTAGTATGTGTTTGCTTTGCAGCGTGAGTATTATTGCACCGCAGCAGTCTTTTGGGCAAACAACCAATCATAAGGCATATGCTATTTTTCTATACAGCTTCACCAGGTACATTGAATGGCCCACCGAACAGAGAGACGATTTCAAAATAACTATTGTCGGAAAATCGAAGGTAGCGGCAGAATTGCTCCCTTTAATGCAGAATAAAACGGTGGCAGGCAAAAAAATTATAGTACATCAGGTAAATACACCCGAAGAAGTAGGTAATACGCAAATGATCTATCTTGCTGACCAGAAAAGCAGCGATCTTTCCAAAGTACTTGAACGGATTTCCGGAAAGGCCACCCTGGTCGTTACCGAACGAGACGGGCTTGTAAAAAGGGGCGCTGGCATCAGCTTTATTGTGTATGATGATAATTCCCTGCATTTTGAGATTAATGACAAAGCCTTTATGTCTTATAATCTGAAGGTAGCTAATGAGCTTAAAAATCTGGCTCACAAATAA
- a CDS encoding dihydrofolate reductase family protein: protein MRKIIYHVATTLDHYIAHENGTINGFLAEGTHVEDYLKSLEKYDTVLMGRRTYEFGYDYGLQKGQPAYPHMQHYIFSRSLTFDEASQQVHIIDRDEIAFINQLKQTEGTPIYLCGGGDFAGFLLEHQLIDELKIKLNPVLFGKGIPLFGNSKKEVDLLLLDTKVYESGVLLLTYQIKYHKSS from the coding sequence ATGCGAAAGATTATTTATCATGTAGCCACTACGCTGGACCATTATATTGCCCATGAAAACGGGACAATTAACGGTTTTCTGGCAGAAGGAACCCATGTAGAAGACTATTTGAAAAGCCTTGAGAAGTATGATACGGTCCTTATGGGTAGAAGAACCTATGAATTTGGATATGATTATGGACTGCAAAAAGGACAGCCAGCCTATCCTCATATGCAGCACTATATATTTTCACGAAGTTTGACCTTTGATGAAGCCAGTCAACAGGTCCACATCATTGACCGGGACGAAATCGCATTTATTAACCAGTTAAAGCAGACTGAAGGCACCCCTATTTACTTGTGTGGTGGAGGGGATTTTGCTGGCTTTTTGTTGGAGCATCAATTGATTGATGAGCTTAAAATCAAGCTCAACCCAGTGCTTTTTGGCAAGGGCATTCCCCTTTTTGGAAACAGTAAAAAAGAAGTAGACTTACTCCTATTAGATACAAAAGTCTATGAGTCGGGTGTACTGCTGTTGACTTACCAGATAAAGTATCACAAAAGCAGCTAA
- a CDS encoding phosphatidylinositol-specific phospholipase C/glycerophosphodiester phosphodiesterase family protein, whose protein sequence is MRLCIFVACLIGQALFFKVEAQVKPLPNAHAHNDYLHKKPLLDALSYGFTSIEADIHLIDGELYVVHDKPSSLQNILTLKKAYLEPLSQHIALNKGYVYPGYSPAIYLMIDIKTDAEPTYALLKKQLTPYASLLQTKNNPDGRVKVVLSGNRPTGTVQQEATPLVSIDGRPEDLAANHASDFMPVISQNYSKVLKWNGEGTIPEADEQILRKLAVETHKQGKKLRLWASPEKLNVWKSLLEAGVDFINTDKLQELQTFLSAQTKP, encoded by the coding sequence ATGCGATTATGTATATTTGTGGCCTGCCTGATAGGACAGGCCCTTTTTTTCAAGGTAGAAGCACAGGTAAAACCTTTGCCCAATGCCCATGCCCATAATGATTATCTGCACAAAAAGCCTTTGCTGGATGCTCTTTCATATGGTTTTACCAGCATCGAAGCCGATATTCATCTCATCGATGGGGAACTGTATGTAGTGCACGACAAACCAAGTTCTTTACAGAATATTCTAACCCTGAAAAAAGCCTATCTGGAGCCACTGAGTCAGCATATCGCCCTCAACAAAGGATATGTATATCCTGGCTATTCTCCTGCTATTTACCTGATGATAGACATTAAAACGGATGCGGAACCAACATATGCCCTACTAAAAAAGCAGCTTACGCCTTATGCCAGTTTACTACAGACAAAAAATAATCCGGATGGAAGAGTGAAAGTCGTACTATCCGGAAACAGGCCAACAGGTACGGTGCAACAGGAGGCTACACCTTTGGTTTCCATAGATGGAAGGCCGGAAGATTTAGCCGCAAACCATGCATCTGATTTTATGCCGGTTATTAGTCAGAATTACTCGAAAGTCCTTAAATGGAATGGTGAAGGCACGATTCCGGAAGCTGACGAACAAATTTTGAGAAAGTTAGCAGTAGAAACTCACAAACAAGGCAAAAAGTTGCGATTATGGGCATCGCCAGAGAAGCTAAATGTATGGAAATCTTTACTGGAAGCAGGTGTAGATTTTATCAATACAGACAAGCTTCAGGAATTACAAACTTTTCTCTCTGCTCAAACCAAGCCCTAA
- a CDS encoding CBU_0592 family membrane protein, translating to MEYKTLIDVVGWAGSILVVAAYISVSYERLKLSPRLFQLLNAGGSICLIANTIYYQAYPSAAVNVIWLFIALVSLGRMSANKSL from the coding sequence ATGGAATATAAAACTCTGATTGATGTAGTAGGCTGGGCTGGTTCGATACTGGTAGTGGCCGCCTATATTTCGGTAAGTTACGAGCGGCTTAAACTTTCTCCCCGGCTGTTTCAGCTGTTAAATGCAGGTGGCAGTATCTGTCTGATTGCAAATACGATCTATTATCAGGCGTATCCTTCTGCAGCTGTAAATGTGATCTGGCTTTTTATTGCCTTGGTTTCCTTAGGGAGAATGAGTGCTAATAAGTCATTATAA
- the mgtE gene encoding magnesium transporter, translating into MPFELSKEYFTQLEKAIEAQDEAFIQESMNELYPADIANVLYELDDDDARYILGLLDKETGAEVVSNLNAYWRADFLKDFDSAQIAQFINYIDSDDAADILNEQPGKVREEVIALLENREKARYIIDLLHYEEDTAGGLMAKELVKCNINWTVVQCVDEIRRQAEKVDRFNSVYVIDDQGILKGRVSLKKIVLSKANTRVSDIYDDDVVSVESHQLAEEVADIMQRYDLESIPVVNVRGKLLGRITIDDIVDVITEQADLDRQAMTGLSGDTEDDDTVLDSVKARLPWLTIGVAGSLIAARFMGLFENEIILAPALAFFVTLIGGTGGNVGIQSSSVILQSLANKSVLETSTVQRLIRVLLIGLLNGFVLSCIVFAFNIAFGTDLRLAMVVSVALISVVLVASFTGTVTPLILDKFGVNPAVASGPFITTANDILGIAVYFMTARLLL; encoded by the coding sequence ATGCCTTTTGAACTTAGCAAAGAATATTTTACGCAGTTAGAAAAGGCCATTGAGGCTCAGGATGAGGCTTTCATTCAGGAAAGCATGAATGAATTGTACCCGGCTGATATTGCCAATGTTTTATATGAGCTGGATGACGATGATGCCAGGTATATTCTGGGTTTACTGGATAAAGAGACTGGTGCCGAAGTAGTGAGTAACCTGAATGCATACTGGCGGGCTGACTTTTTGAAAGATTTTGATTCTGCTCAGATTGCACAATTCATTAATTATATTGATTCTGATGATGCGGCTGACATCCTCAATGAACAACCTGGTAAAGTCAGGGAAGAAGTGATTGCCTTGCTCGAAAACCGGGAAAAAGCCCGCTATATTATCGACCTACTGCATTATGAAGAAGATACGGCTGGTGGTTTGATGGCAAAAGAGCTGGTGAAATGTAATATCAACTGGACGGTGGTACAATGTGTGGATGAAATCCGGAGACAGGCAGAGAAAGTAGATCGCTTTAATTCTGTGTATGTGATCGACGACCAGGGTATTCTGAAAGGAAGGGTATCTCTGAAAAAAATCGTACTCTCTAAGGCCAACACCAGGGTTTCTGATATATACGACGATGATGTAGTATCCGTAGAATCGCACCAGCTTGCCGAAGAGGTTGCTGATATTATGCAGCGCTATGACCTGGAATCTATTCCTGTGGTGAATGTACGCGGTAAACTATTAGGCCGTATCACAATTGATGATATTGTGGACGTAATCACTGAACAAGCCGACTTAGACCGGCAAGCCATGACTGGTCTTTCCGGTGATACCGAAGATGATGATACGGTTCTCGATTCTGTAAAAGCCAGGTTGCCCTGGCTCACCATTGGGGTAGCCGGAAGTTTGATCGCTGCCAGATTTATGGGCTTGTTTGAAAATGAAATTATATTGGCACCAGCCCTGGCATTTTTTGTTACCCTGATCGGAGGCACCGGCGGAAATGTGGGCATCCAGTCTTCTTCCGTGATTTTACAAAGTCTTGCCAATAAATCGGTTCTCGAAACCAGTACTGTTCAGCGCCTGATACGGGTATTGCTCATTGGCCTGTTGAATGGTTTTGTACTGAGCTGTATTGTATTTGCTTTTAATATCGCCTTCGGAACGGACCTTCGCCTGGCAATGGTCGTATCAGTCGCCCTGATTTCCGTTGTACTGGTTGCGTCATTTACTGGTACTGTTACTCCTCTTATCCTGGATAAATTTGGCGTTAATCCTGCGGTTGCTTCCGGCCCTTTCATTACTACGGCCAATGACATCCTGGGCATTGCGGTCTATTTTATGACCGCCCGATTATTACTTTAA
- a CDS encoding TonB-dependent receptor plug domain-containing protein, protein MKKIYLKKIKVLSLVLGCCTHVVYAQSTDSTDAAISLENLKNLSAQTEASVLQQQLNENVAASSKKALSLRETPGIVSVISSEEIKHSGARDLVDLLRQVPGLDFGADIYLVQGISMRGNWGIEGKVLVLVDGIEYNETLYQGVPFGDKFPLNQISRIEIIRGPGSSIYGGTAEYGVINIITKGAAGEEEVSASGSMGILQGGYGRRNISASVGKKLGDQVFTDFSFFSGKSVSTDQPYQDFTTVGQPSQYDVTKSTEQEATYVNAGIKYKNARLRAMYDRFDIGHPFYKVGFSNLFISLKDDIRLNQKLTLTPFLFYTIQNPWEAHGLGDTDNTYDYKIITQRSKANLTAAYDISRKINLIAGAEYFYDFASNKAGEDYFGENKNEVSYQTGSLFAQGLLKHRLANITLGFRYDKHNAFGSAFVPRFAITKRFDNFHFKALYSHAYRAPGIENINYDAGIKPEHSQVAELELGYQFTPDMILAVNLYNIKTRDIIIYTSSLLDNGNYLENYQNYDRSGTRGLEAIYKIQQPKWQANLSYSFYQALAGHTVDVYRVAPKPGLFVAFPAHKVTANGNLQLGSHLRISPSLIYSSERYGYTSLDEEENAVLERFAPYLLANLHVGYDNLGIKGLDAGIGIYDIFNTKQPLLRAYQSEIDYLPGRSRELVVKFSYRFSFQAR, encoded by the coding sequence ATGAAAAAAATCTACCTGAAGAAAATAAAGGTATTATCACTAGTGCTGGGCTGTTGTACACACGTTGTCTATGCGCAGTCGACAGACAGCACCGATGCTGCAATCTCACTTGAGAATCTTAAAAACCTGAGTGCCCAGACAGAAGCCAGCGTGCTTCAGCAACAGCTGAACGAAAATGTAGCTGCTTCCTCAAAAAAAGCCCTTTCTTTAAGAGAGACACCTGGTATTGTTTCAGTAATCAGCAGTGAGGAAATCAAACATTCGGGTGCCAGAGATCTGGTAGACTTATTAAGGCAGGTACCAGGGCTGGATTTTGGAGCAGATATTTACCTTGTGCAAGGGATCAGCATGCGTGGAAACTGGGGTATTGAAGGAAAAGTATTAGTTCTGGTAGATGGTATAGAATACAATGAAACACTTTACCAGGGCGTGCCTTTCGGCGATAAATTTCCACTCAATCAGATTTCCCGCATTGAAATCATCCGGGGTCCGGGTTCTTCCATCTATGGGGGTACCGCTGAATATGGCGTAATCAATATTATCACCAAAGGGGCAGCAGGCGAAGAGGAAGTTTCTGCCTCAGGCAGTATGGGGATCTTACAGGGCGGATATGGCCGGAGAAATATAAGTGCTTCTGTGGGAAAAAAATTAGGCGATCAGGTATTTACTGATTTTTCCTTTTTTTCCGGTAAATCTGTTTCTACTGACCAGCCTTACCAGGATTTTACCACTGTAGGCCAGCCCTCACAATATGATGTAACAAAATCAACTGAGCAGGAAGCTACCTATGTAAATGCCGGGATCAAGTATAAAAATGCCCGATTACGTGCCATGTATGACCGTTTCGACATAGGGCATCCCTTTTATAAGGTTGGCTTTTCCAATTTATTCATCAGTTTGAAAGATGATATCCGCCTTAATCAGAAACTCACCCTCACTCCTTTCCTTTTTTATACTATTCAAAATCCCTGGGAGGCACATGGATTAGGAGATACGGATAATACCTATGATTATAAGATCATTACACAACGTTCGAAAGCCAACCTGACCGCAGCATACGACATTTCACGAAAAATAAACCTGATTGCCGGAGCAGAATACTTTTATGACTTTGCCAGTAACAAAGCTGGCGAAGATTATTTCGGTGAAAACAAAAATGAGGTATCTTACCAGACAGGCTCCCTATTTGCTCAGGGACTTCTCAAACACCGGCTGGCCAACATAACCCTTGGTTTCCGCTACGACAAACACAATGCCTTTGGATCTGCTTTTGTGCCAAGGTTTGCTATTACCAAGCGGTTCGACAACTTTCATTTTAAAGCTTTGTACAGCCATGCTTACCGGGCACCAGGCATTGAGAATATCAATTACGATGCAGGTATAAAACCAGAGCATTCACAGGTGGCAGAACTTGAATTAGGCTACCAGTTTACCCCCGATATGATACTGGCAGTAAATCTGTATAATATTAAAACCAGAGATATTATTATTTATACTTCCAGTTTGCTCGATAACGGAAATTACCTGGAAAATTACCAGAATTATGATCGTTCAGGCACCAGAGGGTTAGAGGCGATCTACAAGATTCAGCAACCAAAATGGCAGGCAAATCTGAGCTATTCCTTTTACCAGGCTTTGGCCGGACATACAGTAGATGTGTACAGAGTAGCACCCAAACCTGGTTTATTTGTGGCTTTTCCGGCTCATAAAGTTACAGCGAATGGTAACCTGCAGCTGGGTTCTCATCTCCGGATAAGTCCTTCCCTCATCTATTCAAGCGAACGATATGGATATACCTCTCTGGATGAAGAAGAAAATGCCGTTCTGGAACGTTTTGCTCCTTATCTGCTGGCAAATTTGCATGTGGGGTATGACAACCTGGGTATAAAAGGCCTGGATGCCGGCATAGGAATCTATGATATCTTTAATACGAAGCAACCTCTGTTACGGGCTTACCAGAGTGAAATAGATTACTTGCCAGGTCGCAGCCGGGAACTGGTAGTGAAATTTTCCTATCGTTTTTCTTTTCAAGCCAGATAA
- a CDS encoding alkaline phosphatase PhoX yields the protein MHSQSNNQYSRRNFLKVSGVVSLGFMGLYACASRTVASSGINTSKGYGPLLPDPNGVLNLPKGFSYKVISKQGTQMSDGFFTPGKADGMASFAGSGGKVILVRNHEISPSSLADSPFGQKNELLSKIESNKLYDFGKGELPALGGTTTLIYNPKTQSVETEYLSLAGTIRNCAGGRTPWNSWVTCEEAVDKAGEKLEKDHGFNFEVPASEKIGLAEPIPLKAMGRFNHEAVCVDPRTSIVYETEDRPDGLIYRYLPNQPKELAKGGRLQVLAIKGQKSFDTRNWKLLETAKMPLRTDVEVEWIDIDNVESPEDDLRYRGFDKGAARFARGEGMWFGTNELYFACTNGGFESKGQVFKYVPSPEEGKPGEKNSPGKLQIFAEPNDSDIVKYCDNLTVAPWGDVVLCEDDAHPFVVGITPSGDYYKLAENTGYKSEFAGGVFSPDGNTYFVNIQGPGITLAITGPWRSSI from the coding sequence ATGCATTCTCAATCAAACAATCAATACTCCAGGCGGAACTTTCTGAAAGTATCAGGAGTCGTAAGTCTTGGTTTTATGGGTTTATATGCCTGTGCTTCCCGGACAGTAGCCTCGTCCGGAATCAACACTTCCAAAGGTTATGGTCCATTGTTGCCTGACCCCAATGGCGTGCTGAATCTTCCCAAAGGCTTTTCCTATAAGGTTATTTCCAAACAGGGAACTCAGATGAGCGATGGCTTTTTCACCCCCGGAAAAGCAGATGGTATGGCTTCATTTGCAGGATCTGGTGGAAAAGTAATTCTGGTACGTAACCATGAGATCAGTCCATCCTCCCTGGCAGATAGTCCTTTTGGGCAGAAAAACGAGTTACTGAGTAAAATAGAAAGCAATAAGTTATACGACTTTGGTAAGGGAGAACTTCCGGCTTTAGGAGGCACTACAACCTTGATTTACAACCCAAAAACACAATCTGTTGAAACTGAATATTTAAGTCTGGCAGGTACCATCCGCAACTGTGCCGGCGGTCGTACCCCCTGGAACAGCTGGGTCACCTGTGAAGAAGCCGTTGACAAAGCCGGTGAAAAACTCGAAAAAGACCATGGATTTAATTTTGAAGTACCAGCCAGTGAAAAAATCGGCCTGGCAGAACCAATTCCTTTAAAAGCTATGGGCCGGTTTAACCATGAAGCAGTGTGTGTTGATCCCAGAACCAGCATTGTCTATGAAACCGAAGACCGCCCGGATGGATTAATTTACCGCTATTTGCCTAACCAGCCTAAGGAACTGGCGAAAGGTGGACGTTTGCAGGTACTAGCTATTAAAGGGCAGAAAAGTTTTGATACCCGCAACTGGAAACTGCTGGAAACTGCTAAAATGCCGCTCCGTACTGATGTTGAAGTAGAATGGATAGACATTGACAATGTTGAATCGCCGGAAGACGACTTGCGTTACCGGGGCTTTGATAAAGGAGCCGCCAGATTTGCCAGGGGAGAAGGGATGTGGTTTGGCACCAATGAGCTGTATTTTGCCTGCACCAATGGTGGTTTTGAATCTAAAGGACAGGTTTTCAAATATGTCCCCAGCCCGGAAGAAGGCAAACCTGGTGAAAAAAATTCACCGGGAAAACTCCAGATATTTGCCGAACCCAACGATTCTGATATTGTGAAATACTGCGATAACCTGACCGTGGCTCCCTGGGGCGATGTAGTTTTGTGCGAAGACGATGCACATCCGTTTGTAGTGGGAATTACCCCATCTGGTGATTATTATAAACTGGCTGAAAACACTGGTTATAAGTCAGAATTCGCAGGGGGCGTGTTCTCACCTGATGGCAATACGTATTTTGTAAATATTCAAGGTCCGGGGATTACCCTGGCAATTACAGGCCCCTGGCGTTCATCCATTTAA
- a CDS encoding phospholipase D-like domain-containing protein: protein MEDLEKLFLRTFPHILTSSDKKELKQALHQAQANENTRAWLRNRFFSWVQAKITNPNDLQVIHWLEEVNKILLIKTENVQPATVYFSPGEACLDAIISQLRSAVHTIQICVFTISDDRISDTIIDCHRLGKQVFIITDNEKLHDAGSDIERLEQAGIPVRIDKTSDHMHHKFAIIDKEYVLTGSYNWTRSAAKYNHENILITSDKQAVEAFEHEFERLWQNLAVY, encoded by the coding sequence ATGGAAGATTTAGAAAAACTATTTTTGCGAACCTTTCCCCATATCCTTACCTCTTCTGATAAAAAAGAACTCAAACAGGCATTACATCAGGCGCAGGCCAATGAAAATACCCGTGCCTGGCTCCGAAACCGTTTTTTTTCGTGGGTACAAGCGAAGATAACTAATCCAAACGACCTGCAAGTAATTCACTGGCTGGAAGAAGTAAATAAAATTTTACTGATTAAAACCGAAAATGTGCAGCCAGCTACTGTGTATTTTAGCCCTGGAGAAGCTTGTCTGGATGCGATTATTAGCCAGTTACGCTCGGCTGTACATACCATCCAGATTTGTGTATTTACCATTAGCGACGACCGCATTTCGGATACTATTATTGACTGCCACCGGCTGGGAAAACAGGTGTTTATCATCACTGATAATGAAAAACTGCATGATGCCGGTTCAGACATTGAGCGGCTGGAACAGGCTGGCATTCCAGTGCGTATTGACAAGACCAGCGACCATATGCACCATAAGTTTGCCATCATCGACAAGGAATATGTGCTGACCGGCAGTTATAACTGGACCAGAAGTGCTGCCAAATATAACCACGAAAACATATTAATTACCTCAGATAAACAAGCCGTAGAAGCTTTTGAGCATGAATTTGAGCGATTATGGCAAAATCTGGCAGTATATTGA
- a CDS encoding OmpA family protein: MNRILPGSLLLLCLIHISCTRPIAVTHWDAKEKGIVRKTIKLGRDVYGYPVHTKLSAIVCLNETCINRQESINFNKKYRFKGYKNNKPPERESPQKIFETEPVIASESEKQPSPKPDINQTQVFRYVYFETGKARLKPESTAELDQLLSLLEQNSKLKIIVSGHTDNTGDKKSNVKLSQLRADAVIEYLAEKGIAKHRLSAKGYGSSRPVTSNASQEGRNQNRRVEFLITDTGK; the protein is encoded by the coding sequence ATGAATAGAATTTTACCGGGTAGCCTGCTTCTGTTGTGCCTGATCCATATTTCCTGCACCCGTCCAATAGCCGTTACTCACTGGGATGCCAAGGAAAAAGGGATCGTGAGGAAAACCATAAAACTTGGAAGAGATGTCTATGGATATCCTGTGCATACTAAGTTATCAGCCATCGTGTGTTTGAACGAAACTTGCATCAACCGGCAGGAAAGTATTAATTTTAACAAAAAATACAGATTCAAAGGCTATAAGAATAATAAACCTCCGGAAAGGGAATCACCTCAGAAAATCTTTGAAACTGAGCCGGTCATTGCTTCGGAATCAGAAAAACAGCCTTCACCAAAGCCGGATATTAACCAGACACAGGTTTTCCGCTATGTATATTTTGAAACTGGTAAAGCCAGGCTAAAGCCAGAATCCACGGCTGAACTGGATCAATTGCTTTCGCTGCTGGAGCAGAATTCCAAACTAAAAATCATTGTAAGCGGGCATACAGATAATACCGGAGACAAAAAATCCAATGTTAAATTATCACAATTACGGGCAGACGCTGTTATTGAATATCTGGCAGAAAAAGGAATTGCGAAGCATAGGCTTTCCGCCAAAGGATATGGTAGTTCCAGGCCGGTTACCAGCAATGCTAGCCAGGAAGGCCGGAATCAGAACCGCCGGGTAGAATTTTTAATTACTGATACCGGTAAGTAA
- a CDS encoding prolyl oligopeptidase family serine peptidase: protein MIKLKQFPLLITILLMSLAPLTFAQNHQKIAYPLTEKTSQEDEYFGTKVADPYRWLEFDTAANVAQWVKAQNEVTQAYLAKIPFRQQIKKRLEEIWNYPKYSSPEKRGEYYFFFKNNGLQNQSVLYYQKGHTGEAKVFLDPNTLSPDGTVALTGIYFSKDNQYMAYTMAASGSDWNEIRVMKVASKKLLSDEIKWVKFSDASWRGNGFYYSRYDAPAKGKELSNQNRFHKVYYHTLGDTQEKDELVFEDKNHPLRYFFPKVSEDERFLIIHGSEGTQGTEVHVKDISANQKDFTLLCKGFEYNYAVVDNVGDRLLVLTDNGAPNYRLVSILPKQPETGNWQTIIAEKPELLEKVNTAGGKLFAIYLKDASSKVYQLTIAGKVEKEISLPAIGTVGGFEGKKDDQEVFYTFTSFTYPTAIYKYEVAKGTSELFRKSDFKMNMDAFETKQVFYQSKDGTKVPMFLVHKKGLQMDGTNPTYLYAYGGFNISMTPSFSVARMVFLENGGIFAMPNLRGGGEYGENWHKAGMLEKKQNVFDDFIAAAEYLIRNKYTSTGKLAIAGGSNGGLLVGAVMTQRPDLFGVALPAVGVMDMLRYHTFTVGWGWAVEYGSSAKEDQFKYLYKYSPLHNLKAGTNYPSTLITTADHDDRVVPAHSFKFAATLQEKQAGQAPVLIRIETKAGHGAGKPTSKQIEEWADIWSFVWYNMGVTPVLTKEQSMKE from the coding sequence ATGATAAAGTTAAAGCAATTTCCACTTTTAATAACTATTCTATTGATGTCCCTGGCTCCACTCACTTTTGCGCAAAATCACCAGAAAATTGCCTATCCCCTTACAGAAAAAACCAGTCAGGAAGATGAGTATTTCGGAACAAAGGTAGCAGATCCTTACCGCTGGCTGGAATTTGATACAGCAGCCAATGTTGCCCAATGGGTAAAGGCACAGAATGAGGTTACCCAGGCTTATTTAGCTAAGATTCCTTTTCGTCAGCAGATAAAAAAGCGGCTGGAAGAAATATGGAATTATCCCAAGTATTCATCTCCGGAAAAAAGAGGGGAGTATTATTTCTTCTTTAAAAATAATGGCCTGCAAAACCAGAGTGTGCTCTATTACCAGAAAGGCCATACGGGAGAAGCAAAGGTATTTCTAGACCCCAATACATTATCTCCCGATGGAACCGTAGCACTTACCGGAATTTATTTCTCAAAAGATAACCAGTACATGGCCTATACCATGGCTGCCAGTGGCTCTGACTGGAATGAAATCCGGGTGATGAAAGTAGCCTCCAAAAAGCTGTTGAGTGACGAAATCAAGTGGGTGAAGTTTTCGGATGCTTCCTGGCGTGGTAATGGGTTTTATTACAGCCGGTATGATGCTCCTGCCAAAGGCAAAGAACTTTCTAACCAGAACCGGTTTCATAAAGTATATTATCATACACTGGGCGATACCCAGGAAAAAGACGAACTGGTGTTTGAAGACAAAAATCATCCGCTCCGGTATTTTTTTCCTAAGGTCAGCGAAGATGAGCGTTTCCTGATTATCCATGGCTCTGAAGGTACGCAAGGCACAGAAGTGCATGTAAAAGATATTAGTGCCAATCAGAAAGACTTTACCCTTTTATGTAAGGGTTTTGAATACAACTATGCGGTGGTAGATAATGTAGGAGACAGGCTGCTGGTGTTAACAGATAATGGCGCTCCCAATTACAGACTGGTCTCTATTCTTCCAAAACAGCCAGAAACCGGCAACTGGCAAACCATCATTGCAGAAAAGCCGGAATTGCTCGAGAAAGTGAACACTGCCGGAGGAAAACTATTTGCCATTTATCTGAAAGATGCCAGCAGTAAAGTGTATCAACTGACAATAGCCGGAAAGGTAGAAAAAGAAATCTCGCTGCCTGCGATTGGTACAGTAGGTGGATTTGAGGGCAAAAAGGATGATCAGGAAGTTTTTTACACCTTTACTTCTTTTACTTATCCAACAGCAATCTATAAGTATGAGGTAGCGAAGGGTACTTCGGAATTGTTCCGGAAGTCTGATTTTAAGATGAACATGGATGCGTTTGAGACAAAACAGGTATTTTACCAAAGTAAAGATGGCACAAAAGTGCCTATGTTCCTGGTTCATAAAAAAGGCTTACAAATGGATGGTACCAATCCTACGTATCTGTATGCCTATGGTGGCTTTAATATCAGCATGACCCCTTCGTTCAGTGTGGCCAGAATGGTCTTTCTGGAAAATGGAGGCATATTTGCCATGCCTAATTTGCGTGGTGGAGGAGAGTATGGAGAAAACTGGCACAAGGCTGGTATGCTGGAAAAGAAACAAAATGTGTTTGACGATTTTATTGCGGCCGCAGAATACCTGATCCGGAATAAATATACTTCTACAGGAAAACTTGCCATTGCCGGTGGTTCAAATGGCGGCTTGCTGGTAGGTGCTGTGATGACTCAACGTCCGGACTTATTCGGAGTAGCTCTGCCGGCAGTAGGCGTGATGGATATGCTGCGGTATCATACATTTACAGTAGGCTGGGGCTGGGCGGTAGAATATGGTTCCAGTGCTAAGGAAGATCAATTTAAGTATTTGTATAAATATTCTCCTTTGCATAACCTGAAAGCAGGAACAAACTATCCCTCTACCCTAATTACCACTGCCGACCATGACGATAGGGTAGTACCTGCACATTCGTTTAAGTTTGCGGCTACTTTGCAGGAAAAGCAAGCAGGCCAGGCACCTGTATTGATCCGAATTGAAACCAAAGCAGGCCATGGTGCCGGAAAACCAACTTCCAAGCAAATAGAGGAATGGGCAGATATCTGGTCGTTTGTGTGGTATAATATGGGGGTAACACCTGTCCTCACAAAAGAACAGTCGATGAAAGAATAA